One Papaver somniferum cultivar HN1 chromosome 10, ASM357369v1, whole genome shotgun sequence genomic window carries:
- the LOC113316613 gene encoding F-box/LRR-repeat protein At4g14096-like, giving the protein MDFVDRTFHLHDPSSIIQKFDLGLNTNMNASRVISWIGSLTKRNVEDLSVALYQDDPFPIPSSIFTCESLVKLYLYITPNIYCPKNISFQKLKSLTLNGVQFTGDSWNDQLFVNCPVLEELVLEDCSWFGIKKICILTPLLKQLQIVYYYYSKEDDLCDYYIQIHAPSLASLTYWGIVAKDYDLSSFLALDKAEVNFHEHKSTKEPRISQGEALSKFLQALSHVRSLSVHVQTGQVQSIAYDFVNNLPTFHNLNELELLHGAATTNKEIFALLRAAPNLRCLVFDESSVLLSIDEKDETDKTEDLFRHLQSVLFVEFSGEVRELRWAELILKNAKSLQTMTIEYGTCHSKEKTPKSKEVVMSELLSFPRASWRCVVKFI; this is encoded by the exons ATGGATTTTGTGGATAGAACTTTTCATCTTCATGACCCATCATCAATTATTCAGAAGTTTGACCTCGGCTTGAATACCAACATGAATGCATCACGGGTTATATCATGGATCGGAAGCCTAACAAAGCGTAATGTCGAAGACCTCAGTGTCGCTTTATATCAAGATGATCCTTTTCCTATTCCTTCATCGATATTTACTTGTGAATCATTGGTTAAGTTGTACCTATATATAACTCCTAATATATATTGTCCTAAAAATATCTCCTTCCAAAAGCTAAAAAGCCTTACACTTAACGGAGTTCAATTTACGGGTGATTCCTGGAATGACCAACTCTTTGTCAATTGCCCTGTCCTTGAAGAATTGGTTCTGGAAGACTGCTCTTGGTTTGGTATAAAGAAAATCTGCATTTTAACTCCTTTACTAAAACAATTGCAAATTGTATACTATTATTATTCCAAGGAAGATGATTTATGTGATTATTATATCCAAATTCACGCACCAAGTCTAGCATCTCTTACCTACTGGGGTATTGTAGCGAAGGATTATGACCTGTCCAGCTTTCTTGCACTAGATAAAGCAGAAGTGAACTTTCATGAACATAAATCGACTAAGGAGCCAAGGATATCTCAAGGTGAAGCTTTAAGTAAGTTTCTTCAGGCGCTTTCACATGTAAGGTCTCTATCAGTACACGTTCAAACCGGACAG GTTCAATCAATTGCATATGATTTTGTAAACAACCTACCTACATTTCATAATTTGAATGAGTTGGAGCTGCTTCATGGAGCAGCAACCACTAATAAAGAAATATTTGCATTGCTCAGAGCAGCACCTAATCTGAGGTGTCTTGTATTTGACGAG TCATCAGTTCTTTTGTCTATCGATGAAAAAGATGAAACAGATAAAACTGAAGACTTGTTTCGACACCTCCAGTCAGTTTTATTCGTGGAATTTAGTGGGGAGGTGAGGGAGTTGAGATGGGCGGAATTAATTTTGAAGAATGCAAAATCTTTACAAACGATGACTATTGAATATGGTACTTGCcattctaaagagaaaactcCGAAAAGCAAAGAAGTAGTTATGTCGGAGTTGCTGAGTTTTCCAAGAGCCTCTTGGAGATGTGTGGTTAAGTTCATCTAA